The window CTCTTCGGAGACAGCCTCTCTTCCAGGAAATCAACAAGGCCGCTCTCGATAATCTTTTGGAGGTTCCTTGCCTTTTTCCTTTCTATAAACTCCCTGCTGTTCATATTTGCCATATAGACTGGGAATTTTCGCTTGCCCTTTTTCTCAATTGCCTTGGTTATTAATCCTGCGCCCAGCAGCTTAAGCAAGTCTTTCTTTACAGAAGTGTGGGCCAGATTGATGCTTCTGCTTATGTCCAGCAGGTAATGCTTCTTTGCAGGCTCCCCAAAAAATGGCTCCAAGGTTCTTGACATATTACTTTTTTGTAACATATATTACCATTTTGTAACACATCTTTATAAAGCTTTGCCTTTAATCGGCCTTGCCCGAAAACTCGCCTTCCGGCTCGGTTTGGGCATCTGCTCAGCCTGGCAGATTCTCGCGAATTGCATTTTTCTCCTCTGCAACCCCGAAAAATGCATAATCCCTCCGGGAATGGGCTTCGCAAAATTGATGCACAAACTCACTTTTCGGACAAGGCCCCTTTAATCAATCTGCTGATGGAAAAACCCACTGTGCTATCCCATTATTAGTTTACACATAAACCTCACTCGGTGATGTTTATGTACAAATTGACATTTGAAAAAAGAGTTTGGATAGTAAAGCAATGG of the Candidatus Woesearchaeota archaeon genome contains:
- a CDS encoding nucleotidyltransferase domain-containing protein → MLQKSNMSRTLEPFFGEPAKKHYLLDISRSINLAHTSVKKDLLKLLGAGLITKAIEKKGKRKFPVYMANMNSREFIERKKARNLQKIIESGLVDFLEERLSPKSIILFGSYSRGEDTEESDIDLFLECSQEKIRLDKYERVIGRKIQLHFNRDFAKYPKELKNNIINGTVLSGFLEAYK